A stretch of Arachis hypogaea cultivar Tifrunner chromosome 15, arahy.Tifrunner.gnm2.J5K5, whole genome shotgun sequence DNA encodes these proteins:
- the LOC112749616 gene encoding probable aspartyl protease At4g16563 — translation MASSAMKLELLWFILIFIWVPSSSSQTLVLPLTHSISKEQFNSTHNLLKSTSTRSAVRFHHQRQRHRHHQVSLPLSPGSDYTLSFTLGSGPAQAHPITLYMDTGSDLVWFPCAPFECILCEGKPSPGPSRPPNITRAHAVSCQSPACSAAHSSTSSSDLCAMARCPLDAIETSDCSSSACPPFYYAYGDGSLIANLYRHTLSMSSLVLKNFTFGCAHTTLGEPTGVAGFGRGLLSFPAQLATFSPQLGNRFSYCLVSHSFDGDRIRRPSPLILGRRDGGDEHGEFVYTSLLRNPKHPYFYSVGLAGISVGKRDIPAPEILRKVDATGSGGVVVDSGTTFTMLPASLYNSVVAEFDRRVGRIHKRASEVEGKTGLGPCYYLDTVAQVPAVTLRFAGNDSSVVLPRRNYFYEFLYGEDGATTKRRVGCMMLMNGGDDSELSGGPGATLGNYQQQGFEVIYDLEKQRVGFARRQCALLWDSLNREKN, via the coding sequence ATGGCATCTTCAGCAATGAAGCTTGAGCTTCTCTGGTTCATTCTTATCTTCATTTGggttccatcatcatcatcacagaCACTTGTATTGCCCCTCACACACTCAATCTCCAAAGAGCAATTCAACAGTACCCACAACCTCCTCAAATCCACCTCCACCCGTTCCGCCGTCCGCTTCCACCACCAACGCCAACGTCATCGCCACCACCAAGTTTCCCTTCCTCTCTCCCCCGGAAGCGACTACACCTTGTCCTTCACCCTGGGCTCTGGCCCGGCCCAGGCCCATCCCATAACCCTCTACATGGACACAGGCAGCGACCTTGTCTGGTTCCCCTGTGCCCCCTTCGAGTGCATACTCTGCGAGGGAAAGCCCAGCCCAGGCCCAAGCAGGCCACCAAACATCACACGGGCCCACGCAGTGTCATGCCAGTCCCCTGCATGCTCCGCGGCCCACTCCTCCACGTCATCCTCCGACCTCTGCGCAATGGCACGTTGCCCCTTAGACGCCATAGAAACTTCTGATTGCAGTTCATCGGCGTGTCCGCCATTCTACTACGCTTACGGCGACGGAAGCTTAATCGCAAACCTCTATCGCCACACACTCTCTATGTCTTCTCTCGTTCTCAAGAACTTCACCTTCGGTTGCGCCCACACTACCCTCGGTGAGCCCACCGGCGTCGCTGGTTTCGGCCGTGGTTTGCTCTCTTTTCCGGCCCAGTTAGCCACCTTCTCACCTCAGCTCGGTAATCGATTCTCATACTGTTTGGTATCTCATTCTTTCGACGGCGATCGAATTCGTCGCCCGAGTCCACTCATTCTCGGCCGTCGCGACGGCGGGGACGAACACGGTGAGTTCGTGTACACGTCCCTGCTTCGGAACCCGAAGCACCCGTACTTTTACTCCGTCGGGCTCGCTGGAATCTCAGTCGGGAAGAGGGATATTCCGGCGCCGGAGATACTGAGGAAGGTGGACGCAACAGGGAGTGGTGGTGTTGTAGTTGATTCCGGGACGACGTTCACGATGTTGCCGGCGAGTTTGTATAACTCGGTGGTGGCTGAGTTCGACCGGCGAGTGGGGCGAATTCACAAGCGGGCGAGTGAGGTGGAGGGGAAAACGGGCCTGGGCCCATGTTATTACTTGGACACTGTGGCCCAGGTTCCGGCGGTGACGTTGCGTTTTGCGGGGAATGATTCGAGTGTGGTGCTGCCTAGAAGGAACTACTTCTACGAGTTTTTGTACGGTGAAGATGGAGCCACGACGAAAAGAAGAGTGGGGTGCATGATGCTGATGAACGGTGGTGATGATTCTGAGTTAAGTGGTGGGCCCGGGGCCACGCTTGGGAATTACCAGCAGCAGGGCTTTGAGGTTATTTACGACCTCGAAAAGCAGCGCGTGGGATTCGCCAGAAGGCAGTGCGCGTTGCTTTGGGATAGCCTGAACCGTGAGAAGAACTAG
- the LOC112749617 gene encoding bifunctional adenosine 5'-phosphosulfate phosphorylase/adenylylsulfatase HINT4 isoform X2: MMAAASSSCVFCEIATRSTATTLLHSDDKVVAFQDIRPSAFRHYLVIPVQHIPTVNDLQRKTEDYALVTHMLEVGRMLLLRDAPHSNHHRFGFHQPPLNSVNHLHLHCLALPYTPRWRFLKYMPLGPIGFIEAERFLEKIKP, from the exons ATGATGGCGGCGGCAAGTTCCTCATGCGTTTTCTGTGAGATAGCCACCAGATCCACCGCCACCACTCTTCTTCACTCT GACGATAAGGTTGTTGCTTTCCAAGACATTAGGCCTTCTGCTTTCAG gcaTTACTTGGTAATCCCTGTGCAGCACATTCCTACTGTGAATGATCTCCAAAGGAAAACTGAAGACTATGCTTTGG TGACTCACATGTTAGAGGTTGGGAGAATGCTATTACTTAGAGATGCACCTCACTCTAACCACCACAG ATTTGGCTTTCATCAGCCTCCCCTGAATTCTGTTAACCACTTACACCTCCATTGTTTGGCGCTTCCCTATACACCCAG ATGGAGATTCCTAAAATACATGCCTTTAGGACCAATTGGCTTCATAGAAGCAGAGAGATTTCTGGAAAAGATAAAGCCATAG
- the LOC112749617 gene encoding bifunctional adenosine 5'-phosphosulfate phosphorylase/adenylylsulfatase HINT4 isoform X1 has product MMAAASSSCVFCEIATRSTATTLLHSDDKVVAFQDIRPSAFRHYLVIPVQHIPTVNDLQRKTEDYALVTHMLEVGRMLLLRDAPHSNHHRFGFHQPPLNSVNHLHLHCLALPYTPSRWRFLKYMPLGPIGFIEAERFLEKIKP; this is encoded by the exons ATGATGGCGGCGGCAAGTTCCTCATGCGTTTTCTGTGAGATAGCCACCAGATCCACCGCCACCACTCTTCTTCACTCT GACGATAAGGTTGTTGCTTTCCAAGACATTAGGCCTTCTGCTTTCAG gcaTTACTTGGTAATCCCTGTGCAGCACATTCCTACTGTGAATGATCTCCAAAGGAAAACTGAAGACTATGCTTTGG TGACTCACATGTTAGAGGTTGGGAGAATGCTATTACTTAGAGATGCACCTCACTCTAACCACCACAG ATTTGGCTTTCATCAGCCTCCCCTGAATTCTGTTAACCACTTACACCTCCATTGTTTGGCGCTTCCCTATACACCCAG CAGATGGAGATTCCTAAAATACATGCCTTTAGGACCAATTGGCTTCATAGAAGCAGAGAGATTTCTGGAAAAGATAAAGCCATAG
- the LOC112749617 gene encoding bifunctional adenosine 5'-phosphosulfate phosphorylase/adenylylsulfatase HINT4 isoform X4 produces the protein MMAAASSSCVFCEIATRSTATTLLHSVVAFQDIRPSAFRHYLVIPVQHIPTVNDLQRKTEDYALVTHMLEVGRMLLLRDAPHSNHHRFGFHQPPLNSVNHLHLHCLALPYTPRWRFLKYMPLGPIGFIEAERFLEKIKP, from the exons ATGATGGCGGCGGCAAGTTCCTCATGCGTTTTCTGTGAGATAGCCACCAGATCCACCGCCACCACTCTTCTTCACTCT GTTGTTGCTTTCCAAGACATTAGGCCTTCTGCTTTCAG gcaTTACTTGGTAATCCCTGTGCAGCACATTCCTACTGTGAATGATCTCCAAAGGAAAACTGAAGACTATGCTTTGG TGACTCACATGTTAGAGGTTGGGAGAATGCTATTACTTAGAGATGCACCTCACTCTAACCACCACAG ATTTGGCTTTCATCAGCCTCCCCTGAATTCTGTTAACCACTTACACCTCCATTGTTTGGCGCTTCCCTATACACCCAG ATGGAGATTCCTAAAATACATGCCTTTAGGACCAATTGGCTTCATAGAAGCAGAGAGATTTCTGGAAAAGATAAAGCCATAG
- the LOC112749617 gene encoding bifunctional adenosine 5'-phosphosulfate phosphorylase/adenylylsulfatase HINT4 isoform X3, giving the protein MMAAASSSCVFCEIATRSTATTLLHSVVAFQDIRPSAFRHYLVIPVQHIPTVNDLQRKTEDYALVTHMLEVGRMLLLRDAPHSNHHRFGFHQPPLNSVNHLHLHCLALPYTPSRWRFLKYMPLGPIGFIEAERFLEKIKP; this is encoded by the exons ATGATGGCGGCGGCAAGTTCCTCATGCGTTTTCTGTGAGATAGCCACCAGATCCACCGCCACCACTCTTCTTCACTCT GTTGTTGCTTTCCAAGACATTAGGCCTTCTGCTTTCAG gcaTTACTTGGTAATCCCTGTGCAGCACATTCCTACTGTGAATGATCTCCAAAGGAAAACTGAAGACTATGCTTTGG TGACTCACATGTTAGAGGTTGGGAGAATGCTATTACTTAGAGATGCACCTCACTCTAACCACCACAG ATTTGGCTTTCATCAGCCTCCCCTGAATTCTGTTAACCACTTACACCTCCATTGTTTGGCGCTTCCCTATACACCCAG CAGATGGAGATTCCTAAAATACATGCCTTTAGGACCAATTGGCTTCATAGAAGCAGAGAGATTTCTGGAAAAGATAAAGCCATAG
- the LOC112749619 gene encoding chaperone protein dnaJ 13, whose product MDEPNEAPENRELYALLNLSPEASDEEIRRAYRQWAQAYHPDKYQSPHMKDIATENFQRICEAYEILSDSNKRQIYDIYGMEGVNSGLELGATLNRAEEIKAELERLKRMKEREKMAAHFRSSGTILANMSLPHCLNGDGLFRGMAMTSEIQSDLSKRDAITIGGNLAVDGNEGGGAATAVFRHQISEASSVELVASAGLRALVGVQASRTLSSHSAATMGLALSLQDGSLNLSNLWTRQLSETASGHIQLALGTQSSIAVGWQKKDERRSASGEVKFGTGSFDTSVHYTHRFSPKSLGCIGGRVGSSSLEIEVGGGRKISKFSTVRWLYTIGIQGIFWKFELHRGGQKLIIPILLTKHLNPVFASGALVVPASMYFLLKKFIIKPYYLRRNKQKALEKDEKTSSQVKEARAAAEKAQKLQENVANRKRNKQLETGGLVIMRALYGNERVLCNLNSSSETSLESTSEVIDVTIPLNFLVNDSGQLKLHEGVKKSGIMGFCDPCPGEPKQLYIEYAYAGNEYKVSVGDYEELIIPQGAHRI is encoded by the exons ATGGATGAACCAAATGAAGCACCAGAAAACCGAGAACTCTACgcactcctcaacttgtctccAGAAGCTTCCGATGAAGAAATCCGCAGAGCTTATCGCCAATGGGCGCAAGCATATCACCCTGATAAATACCAATCCCCTCAC ATGAAAGATATTGCTACGGAGAATTTTCAGCGCATATGTGAGGCCTACGAGATACTGTCAGATTCAAATAAGAGGCAAATATATGATATATATGGCATGGAAGGTGTGAATTCTGGTTTGGAGCTGGGTGCTACTTTGAATAGAGCTGAGGAGATAAAGGCGGAGCTGGAGAGGCTCAAGAGGATGAAGGAACGGGAGAAGATGGCCGCGCATTTTCGATCTTCGGGTACAATTCTCGCCAATATGTCTTTGCCACACTGTCTAAATGGTGATGGTCTCTTCAGAGG AATGGCCATGACAAGCGAAATTCAGTCTGACTTATCGAAGCGTGATGCTATTACAATTGGTGGCAATTTAGCAGTAGATGGAAATGAAGGTGGTGGAGCTGCCACTGCAGTATTCAGGCATCAAATTTCTGAAGCTTCCTCAGTAGAATTAGTTGCTTCAGCTGGTTTACGTGCACTAGTTGGAGTGCAAGCATCTCG TACTTTATCATCACACTCAGCTGCAACAATGGGCCTTGCGCTGTCTTTGCAAGATGGTTCattgaatctttcaaatttatggACCCGCCAATTGTCAGAAACTGCAAGTGGACAT ATACAGCTTGCTTTGGGAACACAGTCGTCTATAGCTGTCGGCTGGCAAAAGAAAGACGAGAGAAGGTCTGCTTCTGGGGAAGTAAAG TTTGGCACAGGTTCCTTTGATACATCAGTTCATTATACTCATCGCTTTTCTCCTAAATCACTTGGCTGCATTGGAGGAAGAGTAGGAAG TTCTTCCCTTGAGATTGAAGTTGGTGGTGGGAGGAAGATCTCTAAATTCAGCACCGTGCGCTGGTTGTATACAATAGGAATTCAG GGTATTTTCTGGAAATTTGAACTACATCGTGGGGGCCAAAAGTTGATTATTCCT ATTTTGTTGACAAAGCATTTGAAccctgtgtttgcatctggagCATTGGTGGTTCCAGCATCTATGTACTTTCTACTGAAG AAATTCATCATTAAACCCTATTACCTTAGAAGGAATAAGCAGAAAGCTCTAGAGAAGGACGAGAAAACATCTTCACAG GTTAAAGAAGCAAGGGCAGCAGCAGAGAAAGCTCAGAAATTACAAGAAAATGTGGCTAACAGGAAAAGAAACAAGCAATTAGAAACAGGTGGACTGGTTATTATGAGAGCACTATATGGAAATGAAAGAGTTTTGTGCAACTTAAATTCGTCAAGTGAGACAAGTCTTGAATCAACTTCAGAAGTCATTGATGTCACCATTCCTCTTAATTTTCTAGTTAATGATTCTGGCCAACTCAAG CTTCATGAAGGTGTAAAAAAATCGGGCATCATGGGGTTTTGTGATCCATGTCCAGGAGAGCCTAAACAGTTGTATATAGAGTATGCTTATGCTGGCAATGAATACAAG GTTTCGGTTGGTGATTATGAAGAATTAATAATACCCCAAGGCGCCCACAGGATATAG